One window from the genome of Sphaerotilus microaerophilus encodes:
- a CDS encoding chromate transporter — translation MSDITSPAAEQARAAPASPAELFRVFTRLAMQGFGGVLPIAQRELVERCGWLTQAQFLELLAVGQVLPGPNIVNVALMYGDRCFGWRGALAACSGLLLLPLGVVLAATVLYQQLATQPMVAGALRGMGVVAAGLVIATGSKQLAGLKRHPLGRTVALGYALLTAALVGGLRWPMAAVVLGLGGVAMLHVAWVLRRGAAKGPR, via the coding sequence ATGTCTGACATCACCTCCCCCGCAGCGGAACAGGCCCGTGCCGCACCGGCATCGCCGGCCGAGCTGTTCCGCGTCTTCACCCGCCTGGCGATGCAGGGCTTTGGCGGCGTGCTGCCGATCGCCCAGCGCGAGCTGGTGGAGCGCTGCGGCTGGCTGACGCAGGCGCAGTTCCTGGAGCTGCTGGCGGTGGGCCAGGTGCTGCCGGGGCCGAACATCGTCAACGTCGCGCTGATGTACGGCGACCGCTGCTTCGGCTGGCGCGGCGCGCTGGCCGCCTGCAGCGGGCTGCTGCTGCTGCCGTTGGGGGTGGTGTTGGCGGCCACGGTGCTGTACCAGCAGCTGGCCACCCAGCCGATGGTGGCCGGCGCCCTGCGCGGCATGGGGGTGGTGGCGGCCGGGCTGGTCATCGCCACCGGCAGCAAGCAGCTGGCTGGCCTGAAGCGCCACCCGCTCGGCCGCACGGTGGCCCTGGGCTATGCCCTGCTCACGGCCGCGCTGGTCGGTGGGCTGCGCTGGCCGATGGCTGCCGTGGTGCTGGGCCTGGGCGGCGTGGCCATGCTGCACGTGGCCTGGGTACTGCGGCGTGGCGCGGCCAAGGGGCCGCGATGA
- a CDS encoding D-2-hydroxyacid dehydrogenase family protein: protein MNILILDDYQDAVRKLPCAERLAGHNVKVYTNTVKGIGQLAVRLKDAEILVLIRERTQFPRALLEKLPRLRLIAQTGRVGPHIDVESCTRQGIAVAEGVGSPVAPAELTWALILAAMRRLPQYIANLKHGAWQQSGLKAGSMPPNFGLGMVLRGKTLGVWGYGRIGKLVAGYGRAFGMEVRIWGREPSRAQAAADGFAVFESRAALFAESDVLSVHLRLTDDTTGIVKAEDLARMKPTSLFVNTSRAELLDDNVLITALNRGRPGMAAVDVFESEPILQGHPLLRLENAVCTPHIGYVELDSYQLYFNAAFDNILNYLAGSPTNIVNPQALRMIG from the coding sequence ATGAACATCCTGATCCTCGACGACTACCAGGACGCGGTCCGCAAGCTCCCCTGCGCGGAGCGGCTCGCCGGGCACAACGTCAAGGTCTACACCAACACGGTCAAGGGCATCGGGCAGCTGGCCGTGCGGCTCAAGGACGCCGAGATCCTGGTGCTGATCCGCGAGCGCACCCAGTTCCCGCGGGCCCTGCTGGAAAAGCTGCCCCGCCTGCGCCTGATCGCCCAGACCGGGCGGGTCGGCCCACACATCGATGTCGAGTCCTGCACGCGCCAGGGCATCGCGGTGGCCGAGGGCGTGGGCTCGCCGGTGGCGCCGGCCGAGCTGACCTGGGCGCTGATCTTGGCGGCGATGCGCCGGCTGCCGCAGTACATCGCCAACCTCAAGCACGGCGCCTGGCAGCAGTCGGGGCTGAAGGCCGGGTCGATGCCGCCCAACTTCGGGTTGGGCATGGTGCTGCGCGGCAAAACGCTGGGCGTCTGGGGCTACGGGCGCATCGGCAAGCTGGTGGCCGGCTATGGGCGGGCCTTCGGCATGGAGGTGCGCATCTGGGGCCGCGAGCCTTCGCGCGCGCAGGCCGCGGCGGACGGCTTTGCGGTGTTCGAGAGCCGCGCGGCCCTGTTCGCCGAGAGCGACGTGCTGAGCGTGCACCTGCGGCTGACCGACGACACCACCGGCATCGTCAAGGCGGAGGACCTGGCGCGCATGAAGCCGACGTCGCTGTTCGTCAACACCTCGCGCGCCGAACTGCTCGACGACAACGTGCTGATCACCGCCCTGAACCGCGGCCGGCCCGGCATGGCGGCGGTGGACGTGTTCGAGAGCGAGCCCATCCTGCAGGGCCACCCGCTGCTGCGGCTGGAGAACGCGGTGTGCACGCCGCACATCGGCTACGTGGAGCTGGACAGCTACCAGCTCTATTTCAATGCCGCGTTCGACAACATCCTGAACTACCTGGCCGGCTCGCCGACGAACATCGTCAATCCGCAGGCGCTGCGCATGATCGGGTGA
- a CDS encoding chromate transporter — protein sequence MHGMDTAALFGLFGHFLLLSMLAVGGAITTAPDMQRYLVQEHGWLSDAQFSASIGLAQAAPGPNILFVAVLGWNVAGLAGMVATMAGILIPSSTLAFAASRWLGSRRERLGVRAFTAGLAPLTIGLLWSTGWVLATPVRHQWSAWLLLGLTLLVMLRTQVSPMWLIGLGALVGAAGWV from the coding sequence ATGCACGGCATGGATACGGCAGCGCTGTTCGGCCTGTTCGGCCACTTCCTGCTGCTGTCCATGCTGGCGGTGGGCGGCGCGATCACCACCGCGCCGGACATGCAGCGCTACCTGGTGCAGGAGCACGGCTGGCTGAGCGATGCGCAGTTCAGCGCCTCGATCGGCCTGGCGCAGGCCGCGCCGGGGCCGAACATCCTCTTCGTCGCCGTGCTGGGCTGGAACGTGGCCGGCCTGGCCGGCATGGTCGCCACGATGGCCGGCATCCTGATCCCCAGCTCCACGCTGGCCTTCGCGGCCTCACGCTGGCTGGGCAGCCGGCGCGAGCGGCTCGGCGTGCGCGCCTTCACCGCCGGTCTGGCGCCGCTGACCATCGGCCTGCTCTGGTCGACCGGCTGGGTGCTGGCCACGCCCGTGCGCCACCAGTGGAGCGCCTGGCTGCTGCTGGGCCTCACGCTGCTGGTGATGCTGCGCACCCAGGTCAGTCCGATGTGGCTGATCGGCCTGGGCGCGCTGGTTGGCGCGGCCGGCTGGGTCTGA
- a CDS encoding MFS transporter, with product MNTLADERQQLGVRAALLYGNFAIGCGVMVVAGSLNDLVRSLGVSVAVGGQLISVGAACMCFGAPLLAAAVAGWDRRRLLTAALLWFAIGHALCALAPNFATLLPLRALAVLAAAVFTPQAAAAIGHMTAPQQRGRAITTIFLGWSLSSVIGMPVHAYIGEAFGWRWAYALVVLLSASGAAWVWRVMPDGVRPPALSLAAWREVFTHPVLMAIVAVTALSSAGQFTLFSYLAPYYREVMHAGAGEISLLFMGFGAFGVLGNVLITRHIDRIGPARAAGWAVALMAVGMLLWPLGALAGSLAVTMLVIVPWALGCFASNSAQQARLGQAAPVLAPALMALNTSAIYFGQAAGAASGGLMLSGSGYQWLNWVGLVWLLAAVSLSHWAARRMDRDPHHV from the coding sequence TTGAACACCCTCGCCGACGAACGCCAGCAGCTCGGCGTGCGTGCCGCCCTGCTCTACGGCAATTTCGCGATCGGCTGCGGCGTGATGGTGGTGGCCGGCTCGCTCAACGACCTGGTGCGCTCGCTGGGCGTGTCCGTGGCGGTGGGCGGCCAGCTCATCAGCGTCGGGGCGGCCTGCATGTGCTTTGGCGCGCCGCTGCTGGCCGCCGCGGTGGCGGGCTGGGACCGCCGCCGGCTGCTCACCGCCGCGCTGCTGTGGTTTGCCATCGGCCACGCGCTGTGTGCGCTGGCGCCCAACTTCGCCACCCTGCTGCCGCTGCGCGCCCTCGCGGTGCTGGCAGCAGCGGTCTTCACGCCCCAGGCCGCCGCGGCAATCGGCCACATGACCGCGCCGCAGCAGCGCGGCCGGGCGATCACCACGATCTTCCTCGGCTGGTCGCTGTCCTCGGTGATCGGCATGCCGGTGCACGCCTACATCGGCGAGGCCTTTGGCTGGCGCTGGGCCTATGCGCTGGTGGTGCTGCTGTCGGCCAGCGGCGCGGCCTGGGTGTGGCGCGTCATGCCCGACGGCGTGCGCCCGCCCGCGCTGTCCCTGGCCGCCTGGCGCGAGGTCTTCACCCACCCGGTGCTGATGGCCATCGTCGCCGTCACCGCGCTGTCCAGCGCCGGGCAGTTCACGCTGTTCTCCTACCTCGCGCCCTACTACCGCGAGGTGATGCACGCCGGCGCGGGCGAGATCAGCCTGCTGTTCATGGGCTTTGGCGCCTTCGGGGTGCTGGGCAATGTGCTCATCACCCGGCACATCGACCGCATCGGCCCGGCCCGGGCGGCCGGCTGGGCGGTGGCGCTGATGGCCGTGGGCATGCTGCTGTGGCCGCTGGGCGCACTCGCTGGCTCGCTGGCGGTGACGATGCTGGTGATCGTGCCCTGGGCGCTGGGCTGCTTCGCGTCCAACTCCGCCCAGCAGGCCCGCCTCGGCCAGGCCGCCCCGGTGCTGGCACCGGCACTGATGGCGCTGAACACCTCGGCCATCTACTTCGGCCAGGCCGCCGGTGCGGCCAGTGGCGGGCTGATGCTGAGCGGCTCGGGCTACCAGTGGCTGAACTGGGTCGGCCTGGTGTGGCTGCTGGCGGCGGTGTCGCTGAGCCACTGGGCGGCCCGGCGCATGGACCGCGACCCCCACCATGTCTGA